The Desulfomicrobium orale DSM 12838 genome includes a window with the following:
- a CDS encoding ECF transporter S component, with protein sequence MRNIRIAALSIIALTCLATLLIRIPLPSRGYFNVGDVAVVFGGMVLGCMRPGQGVWWALAACGTGSALADILGGFAVFAPLTFAAKGIEGAFAAAAASRSKAGRILLLGLGGLGMVGVYFIGETLMPNIGLQGAVAEIPSNLIQAIGGAAGGLLAAGTLKKTGLF encoded by the coding sequence ATGAGGAACATACGTATCGCGGCCTTGTCCATCATCGCTCTGACCTGTCTTGCCACCCTGCTTATCCGCATCCCGCTGCCCAGCCGGGGATATTTCAATGTGGGGGATGTCGCAGTGGTTTTCGGCGGCATGGTGCTTGGCTGCATGCGGCCTGGACAAGGCGTGTGGTGGGCGCTGGCGGCATGCGGGACGGGCTCCGCTCTGGCAGATATTCTGGGCGGATTCGCCGTTTTCGCCCCCCTGACTTTCGCGGCCAAGGGCATAGAAGGAGCCTTCGCTGCGGCTGCGGCCAGCCGGAGCAAGGCGGGACGCATCCTGCTGCTTGGCCTGGGCGGGCTGGGCATGGTCGGAGTCTACTTCATCGGCGAGACCCTCATGCCTAACATCGGCCTGCAAGGAGCTGTGGCCGAAATTCCCTCCAACCTGATCCAGGCCATAGGAGGAGCCGCAGGAGGTCTGCTGGCGGCGGGAACGCTGAAGAAAACCGGGCTGTTCTAG
- the moaC gene encoding cyclic pyranopterin monophosphate synthase MoaC, whose amino-acid sequence MAEQKLTHVDASGEVTMVDVGDKAETRRRAVVRTRVLLGAETFALLRDSALPKGDVLTTAKIAGIMAAKRTWELIPMCHPLFLSKVDVRLTPVPADLSIEIEAEARTTGPTGVEMEALMAAQVAAMTVYDMCKAVQRDIRITDCRLVHKSGGKSGEFNEASGLS is encoded by the coding sequence ATGGCGGAGCAGAAATTGACGCATGTGGACGCCTCTGGAGAGGTAACCATGGTGGATGTGGGGGACAAGGCGGAAACCAGGCGCAGAGCCGTGGTCCGCACCCGCGTTCTTCTCGGCGCCGAAACATTCGCCTTGCTTCGGGACAGCGCCCTGCCCAAGGGCGATGTTCTGACCACGGCCAAGATAGCCGGAATCATGGCTGCCAAACGGACCTGGGAACTCATTCCCATGTGCCATCCTTTATTTCTGTCCAAGGTGGATGTGCGTCTCACGCCTGTGCCCGCCGATCTGAGCATAGAGATCGAGGCCGAAGCCCGCACAACCGGCCCCACAGGCGTGGAAATGGAGGCTCTCATGGCGGCGCAGGTGGCAGCTATGACCGTTTACGACATGTGCAAAGCCGTGCAGCGGGACATCCGCATCACCGATTGTCGGCTGGTGCACAAAAGTGGGGGAAAAAGCGGCGAGTTCAACGAGGCCTCTGGACTTTCCTGA
- the dnaJ gene encoding molecular chaperone DnaJ: protein MAIQRDYYEVLGVSRTASGDEIKTAYRKLAFHYHPDRNPDDAEAENKFKEAAEAYEILSDPGKRAQYDRFGHAGVNGQGFGDHFRSAEDVFSAFGDIFGDFFGFGTSSRRRPRQGADLRYNLHISFRDAAKGTEVELNIPKKETCPECAGSGSAPGHEAETCQHCQGQGQVTQSQGFFRIAVPCPVCRGEGSIITHPCAKCRGLGVTQTDKSLKVRIPAGVDSGSRLRLRGEGEPGEFGGPHGDLYVVIHVDDDKVFARRGQDLLITVDISIVQAILGDKIEVPTLDEPVTLEIPKGTPSGKILRIKGMGLRHLGSSAHGDLLVEIQINIPSSVTKKQEALLREFEKLEEDRPMNKVKDFFKKAMGD from the coding sequence ATGGCCATTCAGCGTGATTATTACGAAGTTCTCGGCGTGAGCCGGACCGCGTCGGGAGATGAAATCAAGACCGCCTACCGCAAGCTTGCCTTTCATTACCACCCGGACCGTAATCCCGATGACGCCGAAGCCGAGAACAAATTCAAGGAAGCGGCGGAAGCCTATGAAATTCTGAGTGATCCGGGCAAACGCGCCCAGTATGATCGCTTCGGCCATGCAGGCGTCAACGGCCAGGGTTTCGGCGATCATTTCCGCTCGGCCGAGGATGTGTTCAGCGCTTTCGGCGATATTTTCGGCGATTTCTTCGGGTTCGGCACTTCCAGTCGCCGCCGTCCCCGGCAGGGTGCGGATCTGCGCTACAATCTCCACATTTCCTTCCGGGACGCGGCCAAGGGTACCGAGGTGGAGCTGAACATTCCGAAAAAGGAAACCTGCCCCGAATGCGCGGGTTCCGGCTCGGCTCCCGGGCATGAGGCCGAAACTTGCCAGCATTGCCAGGGGCAGGGGCAGGTGACCCAGAGCCAGGGCTTCTTCCGTATTGCCGTGCCCTGCCCGGTCTGCCGTGGCGAAGGCTCCATCATCACGCATCCGTGCGCCAAATGCCGGGGCCTGGGCGTGACCCAGACCGACAAGAGCCTCAAGGTGCGCATCCCGGCCGGAGTGGACAGCGGCAGCCGCCTGCGCCTGCGCGGCGAGGGTGAACCGGGAGAATTCGGCGGACCTCACGGCGACCTCTATGTGGTCATACATGTGGATGACGACAAGGTTTTTGCCCGCCGGGGACAGGATCTGCTCATTACGGTGGATATCTCCATTGTGCAGGCCATTCTGGGCGACAAGATCGAAGTGCCCACACTGGATGAACCCGTGACACTGGAAATTCCCAAAGGCACGCCGTCCGGCAAGATTCTGCGCATCAAGGGCATGGGCCTGCGCCATCTGGGCAGTTCCGCTCACGGCGATCTGCTGGTGGAAATACAGATAAACATTCCGTCCAGCGTGACCAAGAAGCAGGAAGCTTTGTTGCGCGAGTTCGAGAAGCTTGAGGAAGACCGGCCCATGAACAAGGTCAAGGACTTTTTCAAAAAAGCCATGGGCGACTGA
- the rpoZ gene encoding DNA-directed RNA polymerase subunit omega, translating into MARITVEDCLEKVNNRFLIVQMAIKRVKQYHEGYDPLVSSRNKEVVTALREIAEGKVMPDAENIENFSFVTDDAQDE; encoded by the coding sequence ATGGCCAGAATAACCGTTGAAGATTGCTTGGAGAAGGTCAACAACAGATTCCTGATCGTGCAGATGGCCATCAAACGGGTCAAACAGTATCACGAAGGGTATGATCCCCTTGTCTCCAGCAGAAACAAGGAAGTGGTGACCGCTCTCCGGGAAATCGCCGAAGGCAAGGTGATGCCGGATGCGGAAAATATCGAGAACTTCAGCTTCGTGACGGATGACGCGCAGGACGAATAA
- a CDS encoding tRNA lysidine(34) synthetase: MAQWGKLKYAQQFCLSQAGKAMQQAGMAWPGARIGLAVSGGIDSWVMLQVMLLRQRILPFPIELFVIHLNPGFDASSHTPLTEWIRAHGVAGHLEVTDFGPRAHSPENRKKSPCFFCAWHRRKRLFGICRKYGLTHLALGHNTDDLVSTFFMNMLKTGKIYGLAPRENYFDGRLTLIRPLLLLDKTTITQACRQWALPVWENACPSKDRTARSETLQMALDLCGGDKRIRTNMFSALRRWQMESWPGMV; this comes from the coding sequence ATGGCCCAATGGGGCAAACTCAAATACGCGCAGCAATTCTGTCTCTCTCAGGCCGGAAAAGCCATGCAGCAGGCGGGCATGGCCTGGCCCGGTGCACGTATCGGCCTGGCTGTGTCCGGCGGCATCGACAGCTGGGTCATGCTTCAGGTCATGCTCCTGCGGCAGAGGATCCTGCCCTTCCCCATCGAACTCTTTGTCATCCATCTGAATCCGGGCTTTGACGCCTCCAGCCACACGCCGCTGACCGAATGGATACGCGCACACGGCGTGGCCGGACATCTGGAAGTCACGGATTTCGGACCGCGCGCCCATTCGCCGGAAAACCGCAAGAAATCCCCATGTTTCTTCTGCGCCTGGCACCGCCGAAAGCGCCTGTTTGGCATTTGCAGAAAATACGGGCTGACCCATCTGGCTTTGGGGCACAATACCGACGATCTGGTTTCCACTTTCTTCATGAACATGCTGAAGACGGGGAAGATCTACGGACTCGCACCCAGGGAAAACTATTTCGACGGGCGCCTGACGCTGATCCGCCCGCTTCTGCTGCTGGACAAGACCACCATTACCCAGGCCTGCCGCCAATGGGCGTTGCCGGTCTGGGAAAATGCCTGTCCGTCCAAGGATAGAACCGCCCGCTCCGAGACCCTCCAGATGGCGCTGGATCTTTGCGGCGGGGACAAACGCATCCGCACCAACATGTTCAGTGCCCTGCGGCGCTGGCAGATGGAGTCATGGCCGGGAATGGTGTAG
- a CDS encoding metallophosphoesterase family protein: protein MTTLLHLSDTHFGTEVRSVAQALKRLAREEGVNALVLSGDITQRATRRQFMAAREYVQALAVPHVLALPGNHDISLWCPWQRLIRPHSLYQEFFPTPFDRHGLTSLVCPGVTVIGVNTTRPHRHIHGELSSDQIAGVARRLTAAPQTLKLVAVHQPAHVLHATERRNLLRGNMEAALQAWLDAGADAVLGGHIHHPYIVPVSGNGQGQRLWIIQAGTAVSRRVRENYPNSVNLIRRTSGGTAWQAQRWDYSASAQRFEMKEQICIQEVSHP, encoded by the coding sequence ATGACCACATTACTTCATCTTTCGGACACTCACTTCGGTACGGAAGTGCGGTCCGTGGCCCAGGCGCTGAAGCGGCTGGCAAGGGAGGAGGGCGTGAACGCCCTCGTGCTGTCCGGAGATATCACCCAGCGGGCCACGCGGCGGCAATTCATGGCCGCGCGGGAGTATGTCCAGGCGCTGGCCGTGCCCCACGTCCTCGCGCTTCCGGGAAATCACGACATCTCCTTGTGGTGCCCGTGGCAACGTCTGATACGCCCTCACAGTCTGTACCAGGAATTTTTCCCGACGCCTTTTGACAGACACGGCCTGACTTCCCTGGTTTGCCCCGGCGTGACGGTCATCGGCGTGAACACCACCCGGCCGCACAGGCACATCCACGGCGAGCTTTCTTCCGACCAGATTGCCGGAGTGGCCCGGCGTCTTACGGCAGCACCGCAGACACTGAAACTGGTCGCGGTACATCAGCCCGCTCATGTGCTCCATGCGACGGAACGAAGAAACCTGCTGCGCGGAAACATGGAGGCGGCCCTTCAGGCATGGCTGGATGCGGGTGCCGATGCCGTGCTTGGCGGACACATTCATCATCCCTACATTGTGCCGGTATCCGGGAACGGACAGGGGCAGCGGTTGTGGATCATTCAGGCCGGAACGGCCGTTTCCAGGCGGGTGCGGGAAAATTATCCCAACTCCGTCAATCTGATCCGCCGGACGTCAGGCGGCACGGCATGGCAGGCCCAGCGCTGGGACTATTCTGCGTCGGCACAGCGTTTTGAGATGAAGGAACAGATTTGCATCCAAGAGGTGTCGCACCCCTGA
- a CDS encoding diacylglycerol/lipid kinase family protein: MDISRSPIHVLLNDCAGSYESGATREIIERELRDAGREYRIIGLHPGPELSREIPEAVTQAEAAGAVVVAAGGDGTLNAVAQAVFGRNMPFGILPQGTFNYFAREHGISQELPVALKQLLTGKVRPVQVGLVNGRVFLVNASIGLYPFLLEDREAFKANLGRNRVVALLAALYTLLLKQKFVRLTLIDSEIRKCVRTPMLFVGNNLLQLKQFGLFDSEVAAAEPHDPALFGVTVHPKNPLHLIWMAIQGLRGDTEGIGKNILCFPFSSMTVSRNASWPQRSIKVATDGETCLMHLPLRFEVRPKGLFLVKPA, encoded by the coding sequence ATGGACATTTCCCGATCGCCCATTCATGTGTTGTTGAACGATTGCGCGGGCAGTTACGAAAGCGGCGCAACCCGCGAAATCATCGAGCGCGAGTTGCGGGATGCGGGCAGGGAATACCGCATTATCGGTCTGCATCCCGGACCGGAGCTGTCCCGGGAAATTCCTGAGGCCGTGACGCAGGCGGAAGCCGCAGGTGCCGTGGTGGTGGCCGCCGGAGGGGATGGCACCCTCAACGCCGTGGCCCAGGCCGTGTTTGGCCGGAATATGCCTTTCGGCATTCTTCCTCAGGGAACATTCAATTATTTCGCCCGGGAACACGGTATTTCCCAGGAATTGCCCGTCGCCCTGAAGCAGCTGTTGACGGGCAAGGTTCGCCCCGTGCAGGTCGGGCTGGTCAACGGACGCGTCTTTCTGGTCAACGCCAGCATCGGGCTGTATCCGTTTCTTCTGGAAGACCGGGAAGCGTTCAAGGCCAATCTGGGCCGCAACCGCGTGGTGGCCTTGCTGGCGGCGCTCTACACGCTGCTCCTGAAACAGAAGTTCGTGCGTCTGACCCTGATCGATTCTGAAATAAGAAAATGTGTGCGTACACCCATGCTTTTTGTGGGCAACAATCTGTTGCAACTGAAGCAGTTCGGTCTGTTCGATTCGGAAGTGGCCGCCGCGGAGCCTCATGACCCGGCCCTGTTCGGCGTGACTGTTCATCCGAAAAATCCTTTGCATCTCATATGGATGGCTATTCAAGGGCTGCGCGGCGATACGGAGGGAATCGGGAAAAACATTCTCTGCTTTCCCTTCAGTTCCATGACCGTATCCCGCAATGCTTCCTGGCCGCAGCGGAGCATCAAAGTGGCCACCGATGGGGAAACCTGTCTGATGCACCTTCCCCTGCGCTTTGAAGTGCGCCCCAAAGGGCTTTTTCTGGTGAAGCCCGCGTAG
- the metK gene encoding methionine adenosyltransferase, producing MILNADHYLFTSESVTEGHPDKIADQISDAVLDCLLTQDPRSRVACETLVTTGMAVIAGEITTEAYADLPEIVRSTVREIGYVSSDMGFDADTCAVLSSIDKQSPDIAMGVDRDKPEEQGAGDQGMMFGYATVETPSLMPAPIYYAHGLSRKLAEVRKSGVLGFLRPDGKTQVSVEYRKGKPVRIDNVVVSSQHTPEATNEEIAEGIKREVIFKILPQNMLDENTRIYINTTGRFVAGGPLADCGLTGRKIINDTYGGMGNHGGGAFSGKDPSKVDRSGAYMARYVAKNVVAAGLAGTCEVQIAYAIGVADPVSVLVTTGGTGVVPDEVLTKAVTEVFDLRPYHITKRLNLLQPIYRKSACYGHFGREDALFPWEVTDAIEDLKTAARI from the coding sequence ATGATTCTCAACGCGGACCACTATCTGTTCACTTCCGAATCAGTGACCGAAGGACATCCGGACAAGATCGCGGATCAGATTTCCGACGCCGTGCTGGACTGCCTGCTGACGCAGGATCCCCGTTCCCGGGTGGCCTGCGAGACTCTGGTCACCACCGGCATGGCCGTCATCGCCGGCGAAATCACCACCGAAGCCTACGCCGACCTGCCCGAAATCGTCCGCTCCACAGTGCGTGAAATCGGCTATGTCAGCTCGGACATGGGGTTTGACGCCGATACCTGCGCCGTTCTGTCCTCCATCGACAAACAGTCTCCGGATATCGCCATGGGTGTAGACCGGGACAAGCCCGAGGAGCAGGGTGCGGGCGACCAGGGCATGATGTTCGGGTACGCCACCGTGGAAACGCCGTCGCTCATGCCCGCGCCGATCTATTACGCCCACGGGCTGAGCCGCAAGCTGGCCGAGGTGCGCAAGAGCGGCGTTCTGGGCTTTCTGCGCCCTGACGGCAAAACGCAGGTTTCCGTGGAGTACCGCAAAGGAAAGCCCGTGCGGATCGACAACGTGGTGGTGTCTTCCCAGCATACGCCCGAGGCGACCAACGAGGAAATTGCCGAAGGCATCAAGCGGGAGGTCATCTTCAAGATCCTGCCCCAGAACATGCTGGACGAGAACACCCGCATCTATATCAACACCACCGGCCGGTTCGTGGCGGGCGGCCCTCTGGCCGACTGCGGCCTGACCGGACGCAAGATCATCAACGACACCTACGGCGGCATGGGTAATCACGGCGGCGGCGCGTTCTCAGGCAAGGACCCGTCCAAGGTGGACCGCAGCGGCGCCTACATGGCCCGCTACGTGGCCAAGAACGTGGTGGCAGCCGGACTGGCCGGAACCTGCGAAGTGCAGATCGCCTATGCCATCGGCGTGGCCGATCCCGTTTCGGTGCTGGTGACCACCGGCGGTACGGGCGTGGTGCCGGACGAAGTACTGACCAAGGCGGTGACGGAAGTCTTCGATCTGCGGCCCTACCACATTACCAAACGGCTCAATCTGCTCCAGCCCATCTACAGGAAAAGTGCCTGCTACGGACACTTCGGACGCGAGGATGCGCTCTTCCCCTGGGAAGTGACGGATGCTATCGAGGATCTGAAAACAGCGGCCAGAATCTGA
- the ahcY gene encoding adenosylhomocysteinase: protein MIQPIDSALEYKVADMKLAGWGSKEMQLSEREMPGLMALIDKYGAEKPLKGLRVTGSLHMTIQTAMLIKTLHALGADVRWASCNIFSTQDHAAAAVVEQGLAKVFAWKGETLEEYWWCTEMALTWPDGTGPDLIVDDGGDATLLVHEGVKAEKDPSLADRQTDNRELRCVLDRLKESLRVDGQKWTKIAARIRGVSEETTTGVHRLYQMAKAGELLFPAFNVNDSVTKSKFDNLYGCRESLADGIKRATDIMVAGKVVLICGYGDVGKGCAQSMRGFGARVLVTEIDPICALQAAMEGYEVTTMDKGCEEADIFVTATGNYHVIRGEHMMRMKDEAIICNIGHFDNEIDMEFLEKTSGCTRENIKPQVDKWILPGGKSLIVLAEGRLVNLGCATGHPSFVMSNSFTNQVLAQIDLAKNTYPPQVMILPKILDEEVARLHLARLGAALETLTQEQADYIGVPVTGPFKPDHYRY, encoded by the coding sequence ATGATCCAACCCATTGATTCCGCTCTGGAGTACAAGGTCGCCGACATGAAGCTGGCGGGCTGGGGCTCCAAGGAGATGCAGCTGTCCGAGCGCGAGATGCCCGGGCTCATGGCCCTCATCGACAAATACGGCGCCGAGAAGCCGCTGAAGGGCCTGCGCGTCACTGGCAGCCTGCACATGACCATCCAGACCGCCATGCTCATCAAGACGCTGCACGCTCTGGGCGCGGACGTGCGCTGGGCGTCCTGCAACATTTTTTCCACTCAGGACCATGCCGCCGCCGCCGTGGTGGAACAGGGCCTGGCCAAGGTTTTTGCCTGGAAGGGCGAGACGCTCGAAGAATACTGGTGGTGCACGGAAATGGCTCTGACCTGGCCTGATGGAACCGGCCCCGACCTCATCGTGGACGACGGCGGAGACGCCACGTTGCTGGTACACGAAGGTGTGAAGGCGGAGAAAGATCCCTCTTTGGCGGACCGGCAGACGGACAATCGGGAGCTGCGCTGCGTGCTGGACCGGCTGAAGGAAAGTCTGCGCGTGGACGGGCAGAAGTGGACCAAAATTGCGGCCCGCATCCGGGGCGTGTCCGAGGAGACCACCACCGGCGTGCATCGCCTCTACCAGATGGCCAAGGCCGGAGAGCTGCTTTTTCCGGCTTTCAACGTGAACGATTCCGTGACCAAATCCAAGTTCGATAATCTCTACGGCTGCCGGGAGTCCCTGGCCGACGGCATCAAGCGGGCCACGGACATCATGGTGGCGGGCAAGGTGGTGCTCATCTGCGGATACGGCGATGTGGGCAAGGGCTGCGCCCAGTCCATGCGCGGCTTCGGGGCGCGCGTGCTGGTCACGGAGATCGATCCCATCTGCGCCCTGCAGGCGGCCATGGAAGGTTACGAAGTGACTACCATGGACAAGGGCTGCGAAGAGGCGGACATCTTCGTCACCGCGACGGGTAACTACCATGTCATTCGCGGCGAGCACATGATGCGCATGAAGGACGAGGCCATCATCTGCAATATCGGGCACTTCGACAATGAAATCGATATGGAGTTTCTGGAGAAAACGTCCGGCTGCACGCGGGAGAACATCAAGCCCCAGGTGGACAAGTGGATTCTGCCCGGCGGCAAGAGTCTCATCGTGCTGGCCGAAGGCCGTCTGGTGAATCTGGGATGCGCCACCGGACATCCGAGCTTCGTCATGTCCAATTCCTTCACCAACCAGGTTCTGGCCCAGATCGATCTGGCCAAAAACACATATCCGCCTCAGGTCATGATTCTGCCCAAAATTCTTGATGAGGAAGTGGCGAGACTGCATCTGGCCCGTCTGGGCGCGGCGCTGGAAACTCTGACCCAGGAACAGGCCGATTATATCGGCGTGCCCGTGACCGGCCCCTTCAAGCCGGATCATTACCGTTACTGA